In Gossypium arboreum isolate Shixiya-1 chromosome 6, ASM2569848v2, whole genome shotgun sequence, the following are encoded in one genomic region:
- the LOC108484426 gene encoding uncharacterized protein LOC108484426 isoform X2, whose translation MADEPSLTRWSFLFGRKRLPEPQNGQTADELDSNGTNSNVTSKENHPVRNTSDMAIYEQYRNQGTHSVHSNGAVSNGFDSRPQRSLLPAFESAEMRALGESLSRDIVRGNPDVKWESIKGLEDAKRLLKEAVVMPIKYPKYFTGLLSPWKGILLFGPPGTGKTMLAKAVATECKTTFFNISASSVVSKWRGDSEKLIKVLFDLARHHAPSTIFLDEIDAIISQRGGEGRSEHEASRRLKTEILIQMDGLTRSDELVFVLAATNLPWELDAAMLRRLEKRILVPLPEPEARKAMFEELLPQQHGEESLPYDILVERSEGYSGSDIRLLCKEAAMQPLRRLMAVLEDNQEVVPEDELPNVGPVTSNDIETALRNTRPSAHLHAHRYEKFNTDYGSQILR comes from the exons ATGGCTGATGAACCTTCTCTCACTCGATGGTCTTTTCTG TTTGGGAGGAAGAGATTGCCTGAGCCGCAAAATGGTCAAACTGCTGATGAGCTCGACTCCAATGGCACTAATTCGAACGTGACTTCAAAAGAAAACCACCCTGTCAGGAACACTTCTGATATGGCTATCTACGAGCAGTACCGGAACCAG GGTACACACTCGGTGCACTCAAATGGCGCGGTGTCTAATGGATTTGATTCGAGACC GCAAAGGTCTCTGCTTCCTGCTTTTGAATCTGCAGAAATGCGTGCATTAGGAGAGAGTTTAAGTAg GGACATTGTTCGAGGGAATCCAGATGTTAAGTGGGAAAGCATCAAGGGATTAGAGGATGCCAAACGCTTACTTAAAGAGGCAGTTGTTATGCCTATAAAATATCCCAA GTACTTTACTGGTCTTCTTTCACCATGGAAGGGTATTCTCCTTTTTGGCCCCCCAGGGACAGGAAAG ACAATGCTGGCAAAGGCTGTAGCAACAGAATGCAAGACCACATTTTTCAATATTTCAGCATCATCTGTTGTCAGCAAATGGCGTG GTGATTCTGAGAAGTTAATAAAAGTACTATTTGACCTAGCAAGACACCATGCACCGTCTACCATTTTTCTTGATGAAATTGATGCCATTATAAGTCAGCGTGGTGGTGAAGGACGCAGCGAGCATGAAGCCAGTAGGCGTTTGAAAACTGAGATACTTATACAG ATGGATGGTTTGACACGGTCAGATGAGCTCGTGTTTGTTCTGGCAGCAACAAACCTCCCCTGGGAATTGGATGCTGCCATGCTCCGTCGTCTTGAGAAGCGA ATCCTTGTTCCTCTCCCAGAGCCTGAAGCAAGAAAAGCGATGTTTGAAGAGCTTCTGCCCCAACAGCATGGCGAGGAGTCTCTTCCTTATGATATATTAGTGGAAAGATCAGAAGGTTACTCAGGTTCGGATATTCGATTACTTTGCAAAGAAGCAGCCATGCAACCTTTGAGACGCCTAATGGCTGTCCTTGAAGATAACCAGGAAGTAGTGCCTGAGGATG AGCTGCCGAATGTTGGGCCAGTTACGTCTAATGATATAGAAACTGCTTTGAGGAACAC
- the LOC108484426 gene encoding uncharacterized protein LOC108484426 isoform X1 — translation MADEPSLTRWSFLDLKLFYDAKFGRKRLPEPQNGQTADELDSNGTNSNVTSKENHPVRNTSDMAIYEQYRNQGTHSVHSNGAVSNGFDSRPQRSLLPAFESAEMRALGESLSRDIVRGNPDVKWESIKGLEDAKRLLKEAVVMPIKYPKYFTGLLSPWKGILLFGPPGTGKTMLAKAVATECKTTFFNISASSVVSKWRGDSEKLIKVLFDLARHHAPSTIFLDEIDAIISQRGGEGRSEHEASRRLKTEILIQMDGLTRSDELVFVLAATNLPWELDAAMLRRLEKRILVPLPEPEARKAMFEELLPQQHGEESLPYDILVERSEGYSGSDIRLLCKEAAMQPLRRLMAVLEDNQEVVPEDELPNVGPVTSNDIETALRNTRPSAHLHAHRYEKFNTDYGSQILR, via the exons ATGGCTGATGAACCTTCTCTCACTCGATGGTCTTTTCTG GATTTAAAACTATTTTATGATGCCAAGTTTGGGAGGAAGAGATTGCCTGAGCCGCAAAATGGTCAAACTGCTGATGAGCTCGACTCCAATGGCACTAATTCGAACGTGACTTCAAAAGAAAACCACCCTGTCAGGAACACTTCTGATATGGCTATCTACGAGCAGTACCGGAACCAG GGTACACACTCGGTGCACTCAAATGGCGCGGTGTCTAATGGATTTGATTCGAGACC GCAAAGGTCTCTGCTTCCTGCTTTTGAATCTGCAGAAATGCGTGCATTAGGAGAGAGTTTAAGTAg GGACATTGTTCGAGGGAATCCAGATGTTAAGTGGGAAAGCATCAAGGGATTAGAGGATGCCAAACGCTTACTTAAAGAGGCAGTTGTTATGCCTATAAAATATCCCAA GTACTTTACTGGTCTTCTTTCACCATGGAAGGGTATTCTCCTTTTTGGCCCCCCAGGGACAGGAAAG ACAATGCTGGCAAAGGCTGTAGCAACAGAATGCAAGACCACATTTTTCAATATTTCAGCATCATCTGTTGTCAGCAAATGGCGTG GTGATTCTGAGAAGTTAATAAAAGTACTATTTGACCTAGCAAGACACCATGCACCGTCTACCATTTTTCTTGATGAAATTGATGCCATTATAAGTCAGCGTGGTGGTGAAGGACGCAGCGAGCATGAAGCCAGTAGGCGTTTGAAAACTGAGATACTTATACAG ATGGATGGTTTGACACGGTCAGATGAGCTCGTGTTTGTTCTGGCAGCAACAAACCTCCCCTGGGAATTGGATGCTGCCATGCTCCGTCGTCTTGAGAAGCGA ATCCTTGTTCCTCTCCCAGAGCCTGAAGCAAGAAAAGCGATGTTTGAAGAGCTTCTGCCCCAACAGCATGGCGAGGAGTCTCTTCCTTATGATATATTAGTGGAAAGATCAGAAGGTTACTCAGGTTCGGATATTCGATTACTTTGCAAAGAAGCAGCCATGCAACCTTTGAGACGCCTAATGGCTGTCCTTGAAGATAACCAGGAAGTAGTGCCTGAGGATG AGCTGCCGAATGTTGGGCCAGTTACGTCTAATGATATAGAAACTGCTTTGAGGAACAC